The Mercenaria mercenaria strain notata chromosome 10, MADL_Memer_1, whole genome shotgun sequence genome contains a region encoding:
- the LOC123560248 gene encoding uncharacterized protein LOC123560248, with protein MVKFCRNRLAKFSTAFVVITTFLIGIDLIQFSSGPFVFKIGKHAQFLGQFQINLKHLKQDEESKSVPIFVKMQDARVYIFSAIITYNEINEKEIRVRKNTGITYVGPMAILSGWELNKYSSSNFTCCFELKDGTIVSELSWSKTEWMYVGKAKLQAKQFKCPINVEVSDIKTISIAIKNSTCPNKDKYFLPPTIVKRQTKYQNKNSTKIAICVKLAYGSLDARRLIEWFEVHRLFGVEKVIAYIYHLNSKASKVLDFYENTGLAEVYDYDIPEKGSIARDVGVKRLQSWNDEQIALFDCQERLRNYDYVAVVDTDEFMIPVTKRFTNAWKIFMDKKFSRTNIAGLLFSVRVHADTWGPTNVNHPLHIGRYNNCTLPLYDRVKGVYMPSRVQQGSVTTHLFRPLSGYRRVDARAQEVTMHHFRSCRKEWLRPNTADTYEQHTYLYNKKNTTKCFDLIRTPSKIMEQLADTVKDRVIMRAEEIGV; from the exons ATGGTCAAGTTCTGTCGCAACAGGCTTGCAAAGTTCAGTACCGCTTTTGTCGTCATTACAACATTCTTGATAGGAATAGACTTGATACAGTTCTCATCTggtccttttgtttttaaaattggaaaG CACGCCCAATTCCTTGGGCAGTTCCAGATCAACTTGAAGCATTTAAAACAAGATGAAGAGAGCAAGTCCGTGCCAATATTCGTTAAAATGCAAGATGCCCGTGTATATATATTCTCTGCTATCATTAcgtataatgaaataaatgagaAAGAAATAAGAGTTAGAAAAAATACTGGTATAACATATGTCGGTCCAATGGCCATATTGTCTGGCTGGGAGTTAAACAAATATTCTTCATCAAATTTCACGTGCTGTTTTGAATTAAAAGACGGTACTATAGTTTCAGAATTGTCTTGGAGTAAAACAGAATGGATGTATGTTGGAAAAGCAAAATTACAggcaaaacaatttaaatgtcCCATAAATGTTGAAGTTTCAGACATCAAAACTATCTCAATAGCGATTAAAAATTCAACTTGTCCAAACAAAGACAAATACTTTTTACCTCCGACTATTGTTAAACGTCAAACTAAATATCAGAATAAAAACAGCACGAAAATTGCGATATGTGTCAAACTTGCGTATGGTTCACTGGATGCACGGAGGCTTATAGAATGGTTTGAGGTACATAGATTGTTTGGTGTTGAAAAGGTAATAGCGTATATATACCACCTGAATTCCAAGGCAAGTAAAGTGTTGGATTTTTACGAGAACACTGGTTTGGCTGAGGTGTATGACTACGACATTCCAGAGAAAG GATCCATAGCACGTGACGTTGGCGTCAAGCGCCTGCAGTCCTGGAATGATGAACAGATAGCGTTGTTTGACTGCCAGGAACGACTAAGAAATTATGATTATGTTGCTGTCGTCGACACAGATGAATTTATGATACCAGTCACAAAGCGTTTCACAAATGCATGGAAAATATTCATG GACAAGAAATTTAGCAGAACAAATATTGCTGGTTTGTTATTTTCTGTGAGAGTACACGCAGACACTTGGGGCCCCACAAATGTTAACCATCCGCTGCATATAGGACGGTATAATAATTGCACCTTACCACTGTATGACCGAGTGAAGGGGGTCTATATGCCGTCACGTGTTCAACAAGGATCAGTTACTACCCACCTTTTCAGACCTTTAAGCGGCTACAGAAG gGTCGATGCGAGAGCACAGGAGGTCACTATGCATCACTTCCGGAGTTGTAGAAAGGAATGGCTCAGGCCTAATACAGCTGATACCTACGAACAACATACTTACCTTTATAACaagaaaaacacaacaaaatgttTCGACCTCATTCGAACTCCGTCAAAAATAATGGAACAGTTAGCGGACACAGTTAAAGATAGAGTAATCATGAGAGCTGAAGAAATCGGAGTCTGA